From the genome of Pelobacter propionicus DSM 2379, one region includes:
- the brxL gene encoding protease Lon-related BREX system protein BrxL, with amino-acid sequence MDTQLNCSLDSLLNQHFAGKVVRKDLTKLVKEGANVPVYVLEYLLGMYCASDNEEVIQDGLVNVKKILAENYVRPDEAEKVKSKIRELGTYKVIDKVTVKLNEKRDTYEALLSNLGVKGVEIASGTVKKYEKLLVGGIWCIVTLNYFYEENMKGSPFSIGDLKPIQMPNMDMEGLFEGRKAFSQEQWMDVLVRSTGMEPSVLEQRVKWHLIARMIPFVENGYNLCELGPRGTGKSHIYKEISPNSILVSGGQTTVANLFYNMGSHQVGLVGMWDVVAFDEVAGISFKDKDGVQIMKDYMASGSFARGKDQISANAAMVFVGNINQPVDTLVKTSHLLAPFPESMIDSAFFDRFHCYIPGWEVPKMRPEFFTNQYGLIVDYLAEYLREMRKYNFSDAIDKFFKLGNNLNQRDTIAVRRTVSGLLKLLYPHGEFDKEAVRQCLHYALEVRRRIKEQLKKIGGMEFYDVHFSYIDNESMEERFIGVPEQGGSSLIPEGQLKPGTLHTVSTGSGGMLGLYRLELQVIGGNGKLSLSGFGTSQNAKEPVKVAFDYFKANLTRVSGIAKAIDHDYHMHMVELHNTGPASALTIASFVCFCSGLLGKPIQSQMVILGDMSLGGSIIPAENLAESLQVAFDAGAKRILIPMSSVKDIPTIPGELFAKFQTSFYADPVDAVFKALGVD; translated from the coding sequence ATGGATACCCAATTGAATTGCAGCCTGGACAGCCTCCTGAACCAGCACTTTGCCGGTAAGGTCGTCAGGAAAGACCTGACCAAGCTGGTGAAGGAAGGGGCGAACGTTCCAGTCTATGTCCTGGAATACCTTCTGGGGATGTATTGCGCTTCGGATAACGAAGAGGTCATTCAGGACGGGTTGGTGAACGTCAAGAAGATACTGGCCGAGAACTATGTCCGTCCGGACGAAGCCGAGAAGGTGAAGTCCAAAATCCGCGAACTGGGAACCTATAAGGTCATCGACAAGGTTACGGTCAAGCTGAATGAAAAACGGGATACCTATGAAGCTCTGCTGTCTAACCTGGGGGTGAAGGGGGTTGAGATCGCCAGTGGCACCGTCAAGAAGTACGAAAAGCTGCTGGTCGGCGGGATCTGGTGCATTGTCACCCTTAATTATTTCTACGAAGAGAATATGAAGGGCTCTCCTTTCAGCATCGGTGACCTGAAGCCGATTCAGATGCCGAACATGGACATGGAGGGGCTGTTTGAAGGTCGCAAGGCATTCAGCCAGGAACAGTGGATGGATGTTCTTGTCCGCTCCACCGGCATGGAACCTTCCGTGCTGGAGCAGCGGGTTAAGTGGCACCTGATCGCCAGAATGATCCCCTTTGTCGAGAACGGCTATAACCTCTGTGAGCTTGGCCCGAGGGGAACCGGCAAGAGCCATATCTACAAGGAAATCAGTCCGAACAGCATCCTTGTTTCCGGCGGACAGACGACCGTAGCCAATCTGTTCTACAACATGGGGTCGCATCAGGTTGGCCTTGTGGGTATGTGGGATGTGGTCGCCTTCGACGAAGTTGCAGGCATATCCTTCAAGGACAAAGATGGCGTCCAGATCATGAAGGACTACATGGCTTCCGGTTCTTTTGCCAGGGGTAAAGATCAGATTTCCGCCAATGCTGCCATGGTCTTCGTCGGTAACATCAACCAACCGGTGGATACCTTGGTCAAAACCAGCCATCTGCTGGCACCATTCCCCGAGAGCATGATTGATTCAGCCTTCTTCGACCGCTTCCACTGCTACATCCCCGGCTGGGAAGTTCCGAAGATGCGGCCGGAGTTCTTCACCAACCAGTATGGCTTGATTGTAGACTACCTTGCCGAATATCTGCGGGAGATGCGGAAGTACAATTTCTCGGATGCCATCGACAAGTTTTTCAAGCTGGGGAACAACCTCAACCAGCGGGATACCATCGCCGTTCGCCGAACGGTATCCGGGCTATTGAAGCTCCTGTATCCCCATGGTGAATTTGACAAGGAAGCAGTACGCCAATGCCTGCACTATGCCTTGGAGGTCCGCAGGAGGATCAAGGAACAGCTCAAGAAAATCGGTGGCATGGAATTTTACGACGTTCATTTCAGCTATATCGACAACGAAAGCATGGAAGAGCGCTTTATCGGAGTTCCCGAGCAGGGAGGCAGCTCCCTCATCCCTGAAGGACAGCTGAAACCGGGTACGTTGCACACCGTATCAACCGGATCTGGCGGCATGCTTGGCCTATATCGCCTTGAATTGCAGGTCATCGGCGGCAATGGGAAGTTGTCCCTGTCGGGGTTCGGCACATCCCAAAATGCGAAAGAGCCGGTCAAGGTGGCATTCGACTATTTCAAAGCCAATCTGACCAGGGTAAGCGGAATCGCCAAGGCGATTGACCATGATTACCACATGCACATGGTTGAGCTGCATAATACCGGACCTGCATCGGCTTTGACCATAGCCTCGTTTGTCTGTTTCTGTTCGGGGTTACTGGGCAAGCCGATACAAAGCCAAATGGTAATTCTGGGTGACATGAGCCTTGGGGGGAGCATTATTCCGGCGGAGAACCTGGCCGAATCGCTCCAGGTTGCTTTTGATGCAGGAGCAAAAAGGATTCTGATTCCCATGAGCAGTGTCAAAGACATACCGACGATACCGGGGGAGTTGTTCGCCAAGTTCCAGACCAGTTTTTATGCTGATCCGGTGGATGCGGTATTTAAGGCGCTGGGGGTGGATTAG
- the pglZ gene encoding BREX-1 system phosphatase PglZ type A: protein MPKHQLTDTLQKIFKEEKQRIVFWYDTDREFEEGLPDLKLDGVKVIRLDEIGSLEIKILLELQDTTGKYLLYAPFVEPDAKNDWLLDIRLYSRIFHADQASILLNELGLTSQALRPFLTSRRTFFRNQDRLNRLKKWVKPEDVENELDLKMLAVLSRAELPDIFSILMKLFGELCNSGEQQLLLASQMSWEEIGKYDLLKPFWNLIATTFGYTEPEPSVNDLLIRILVTDFAKTLKGAVPLSLQHFVIPSKSLALTASVFANHWRSNINHYKCYNELAGNVAQQLKVDNQLGDLDEQALLEVMTFEAVERRIILCMLAKMKNGYSFGDEIKSVVAHRLDGYWSNAQISSGVINYRTLYGALLAAADLFELRSRHQTGLSYPDASGMYAAYTGELYRFDQLYRQFHEKADQIELSGTDILKGLRADVENCYSNWFIDQVAVTWGTMIEPPHGTGLLQDWRLNNIPNQQDFFKSCVEPALKAFPQGRVYVVISDALRYEAAAELTDELNAKTRFDADISSQLGVLPSYTALGMAALLPHNSLDYKASGDVEVDGQPTASLEQRNKILAEYSGTLIKAEELLAMSKDKGREFVKPHRLIYIYHNQIDATGDTASTESNTFRSVRETINELTALTGYIINNLNGSLVLITADHGFLFQETYPGQNDKSGLDTKPEGTLKAKKRYLLGNDLGGNAKAWHGYTSITAGTTNSVEFWIPKGANRFHFAGGARYVHGGAMLQEIVVPIVSVKGVRGVEKPGKVNVSLLGTVKKIVNNMQRFEFIQTEAISERVRPVTLTVSLRDVDQLISNEMTLTFDSASDQMNDRKKSASLMVKAGNYDKKKEYYLVLRDAADKTEIERIPLTIDLSFGNEF from the coding sequence ATGCCCAAACATCAACTGACTGATACGCTGCAAAAGATATTCAAGGAAGAGAAACAACGCATCGTCTTCTGGTACGATACCGACCGGGAATTTGAGGAAGGTTTGCCAGACCTGAAGCTTGACGGGGTGAAAGTCATCCGCCTTGACGAAATCGGCTCACTGGAAATCAAGATACTCCTTGAGCTTCAGGACACCACCGGTAAATACCTTCTGTATGCCCCATTTGTGGAACCGGATGCCAAGAACGACTGGCTTCTGGACATCCGCCTCTATAGCCGCATTTTCCATGCGGACCAGGCTTCCATCCTTCTGAATGAACTGGGTTTGACCAGCCAGGCTCTTCGACCATTCCTGACCAGCAGAAGAACATTTTTCCGCAATCAGGACCGCCTGAATCGCCTGAAGAAATGGGTGAAGCCTGAGGATGTCGAGAACGAACTTGATTTGAAGATGCTGGCGGTCTTATCCAGGGCCGAGCTACCCGATATCTTCTCAATCCTGATGAAACTGTTTGGGGAACTATGCAATTCAGGCGAGCAACAACTCCTGCTTGCTTCGCAAATGTCTTGGGAAGAAATTGGCAAATATGACCTTTTAAAACCTTTCTGGAATCTCATTGCCACCACGTTTGGTTATACCGAACCAGAACCGAGCGTCAATGACCTGCTCATTCGCATCCTGGTTACGGATTTTGCGAAAACCCTGAAAGGCGCTGTTCCCTTATCGTTGCAGCATTTCGTCATACCCAGCAAAAGCCTTGCCCTGACCGCTTCCGTGTTTGCCAATCACTGGCGCAGTAATATCAATCATTACAAGTGCTATAACGAGTTGGCAGGGAATGTTGCCCAGCAACTCAAGGTGGACAACCAGCTGGGTGACCTCGATGAGCAGGCCCTGTTGGAGGTAATGACATTCGAGGCTGTTGAACGAAGGATAATCCTTTGCATGCTGGCAAAAATGAAGAACGGTTATTCCTTCGGTGACGAGATTAAATCGGTTGTCGCCCACCGGCTCGATGGCTATTGGTCCAATGCCCAAATCTCTTCCGGCGTTATCAATTACCGCACTCTCTATGGGGCGCTGTTGGCAGCGGCTGACCTGTTTGAGTTGAGAAGCAGGCATCAGACCGGCTTGAGCTATCCCGATGCATCCGGCATGTATGCAGCCTACACCGGTGAGCTTTACCGTTTTGACCAGCTTTACCGGCAGTTTCACGAGAAGGCCGACCAGATTGAACTGTCGGGAACGGATATCCTCAAGGGACTGAGGGCTGACGTTGAGAACTGTTACAGCAACTGGTTTATCGACCAGGTTGCCGTGACATGGGGAACGATGATAGAGCCGCCGCATGGCACCGGCTTATTGCAGGATTGGCGATTGAACAATATCCCGAACCAGCAGGATTTCTTTAAATCTTGCGTCGAGCCGGCCTTGAAAGCCTTTCCGCAAGGGCGGGTCTATGTGGTCATCAGTGATGCCCTCCGCTATGAAGCGGCGGCAGAGCTTACGGATGAACTGAATGCAAAGACCCGCTTCGATGCCGACATCTCATCCCAACTGGGAGTGCTTCCAAGCTATACCGCCCTGGGAATGGCGGCACTTCTGCCACATAACTCGCTCGATTACAAGGCAAGTGGCGATGTCGAGGTAGATGGCCAGCCGACCGCTTCATTGGAGCAGCGCAACAAGATTCTTGCGGAATACTCCGGAACGCTCATCAAGGCAGAAGAGCTGTTGGCCATGAGCAAGGACAAGGGGAGGGAATTTGTCAAGCCGCACCGGCTCATCTACATCTATCACAACCAAATCGATGCAACCGGCGATACGGCTTCAACCGAGTCCAATACATTCCGTTCTGTTCGTGAAACAATCAACGAACTGACAGCCCTGACCGGCTACATAATCAACAACCTTAACGGCAGTCTTGTACTCATTACCGCCGACCACGGGTTCCTGTTCCAGGAGACCTATCCCGGACAAAATGACAAGAGCGGCCTGGACACCAAGCCGGAAGGTACGCTCAAGGCCAAGAAACGCTATCTGCTGGGTAACGACCTGGGGGGAAACGCCAAAGCCTGGCATGGCTACACCTCAATAACGGCCGGAACGACGAACAGCGTTGAATTCTGGATACCCAAGGGGGCAAACCGGTTCCACTTTGCAGGTGGAGCGCGTTATGTCCACGGCGGGGCGATGTTGCAGGAGATTGTTGTGCCGATAGTATCAGTGAAGGGGGTCCGTGGGGTCGAGAAGCCGGGCAAGGTCAATGTTTCTCTCCTTGGTACGGTGAAGAAGATTGTCAATAACATGCAGCGGTTCGAGTTCATCCAGACCGAGGCGATCTCGGAAAGAGTCAGGCCCGTAACCCTCACGGTTTCCCTGCGTGACGTTGACCAGCTCATCAGCAACGAAATGACGCTGACCTTTGACAGCGCATCCGACCAGATGAACGACCGCAAGAAGTCGGCCAGCCTCATGGTCAAGGCAGGCAATTACGACAAGAAAAAAGAGTATTACCTGGTGCTCCGTGATGCAGCGGACAAGACCGAAATCGAGCGGATTCCGCTGACGATTGATTTATCATTTGGAAATGAATTCTGA
- a CDS encoding Fic family protein, with protein MKYQNRLTDNDKLHEKIRSHRPLDAYEVKQLKEYYRIGLTWSSNALEGNSLTESETKVVLEDGITIGGKPLKDHFEAVGHSEAFDLLYKLAGSQEITEDDILGLHRLFYYRIQAETAGKYRDRNVIITGTDFTPPPPSDIPLTMQDFINSIPSLSLMHPVEYAAMLHLNLVTIHPFIDGNGRTARLLMNLALLQAGYPITIIPPIIRGDYISVLRDSNKGDNQPFVNFISCCVWESQKEYLRLLESLDRK; from the coding sequence ATGAAATACCAAAATCGACTAACCGATAACGACAAGCTTCATGAAAAAATTCGGTCACACCGTCCGCTTGACGCTTACGAAGTCAAACAGCTGAAAGAGTATTACCGTATTGGCCTGACGTGGTCAAGCAATGCACTTGAAGGTAACAGCCTCACGGAGAGCGAAACCAAAGTGGTTCTGGAGGATGGTATCACCATCGGCGGAAAGCCCCTGAAGGATCACTTTGAGGCTGTCGGACATAGCGAAGCGTTTGACCTTCTCTACAAACTGGCTGGCAGCCAGGAAATCACAGAGGACGACATTCTTGGACTGCATCGGCTGTTCTATTACAGGATTCAAGCTGAAACAGCCGGAAAATACCGGGATCGTAACGTCATCATCACTGGAACCGATTTCACCCCGCCGCCACCATCTGATATACCACTCACCATGCAGGATTTTATAAACAGTATACCGTCACTATCTCTGATGCATCCGGTTGAGTATGCCGCCATGCTGCACCTTAATCTTGTAACCATCCATCCCTTTATTGACGGCAACGGCAGAACCGCACGACTGCTGATGAACCTTGCCCTGTTACAGGCTGGATACCCCATCACCATTATTCCCCCCATAATCCGGGGCGACTATATCTCTGTCCTCCGTGATTCCAACAAAGGCGACAATCAGCCGTTTGTAAATTTCATCTCCTGCTGCGTGTGGGAAAGCCAGAAGGAATATCTGCGCCTGCTGGAGAGCCTTGACAGGAAATAG
- a CDS encoding RelA/SpoT domain-containing protein translates to MPKENLIEQSLLAFDNKLHELNLFMTGVSQWFQTHPKLVKIEFPIVHSVKARIKSRDHLKDKLFRKWTDENPIGPENIFDRITDLAGVRIMHLYQDQFPLIHNEVLAKVNDLNDWYLPEAPKAYTWDPESQKFFEDIGIEVHVKESFYTSVHYLVKPRSDSPLCCEIQVRTLFEEIWGEVDHTLNYPEPSDKVSCREQLRVLAKLVGAGSRLVDSIFRSSQ, encoded by the coding sequence ATGCCAAAAGAAAATTTAATTGAGCAGTCTCTACTCGCATTTGACAACAAATTGCATGAGTTAAATTTATTTATGACCGGAGTTAGTCAGTGGTTTCAGACACACCCTAAATTAGTCAAAATAGAATTCCCAATTGTGCATTCGGTTAAAGCAAGAATTAAGAGTAGAGACCATCTAAAAGATAAATTATTCCGCAAATGGACTGATGAAAACCCAATTGGTCCGGAAAATATTTTTGATAGAATTACCGATTTAGCTGGGGTTAGAATTATGCACCTTTATCAAGACCAATTTCCACTCATTCATAACGAGGTTCTTGCCAAGGTAAATGACCTTAATGATTGGTACCTCCCAGAAGCACCAAAAGCTTACACTTGGGACCCAGAGTCACAAAAGTTTTTTGAGGATATTGGAATCGAGGTTCATGTAAAAGAAAGTTTTTACACAAGTGTTCATTATTTGGTGAAACCAAGATCTGATTCACCTTTATGCTGCGAAATACAGGTAAGAACCTTATTCGAAGAGATATGGGGAGAAGTTGACCACACACTTAATTACCCTGAACCATCTGATAAAGTCTCGTGTAGAGAACAGCTTCGAGTCCTTGCCAAGCTCGTTGGAGCTGGAAGCCGCCTTGTTGATTCAATTTTCCGAAGTAGCCAATAA
- a CDS encoding AAA family ATPase — translation MKTISIFNNKGGVGKTTLTFHLAHILAEMGHRTLIIDFDPQCNLTIIGMDEETLHKIWQEEDDFIEDYQAARDKLPAKDFDNLITSTRSIHFLLKPAEDGAAETGKLSPPFPLASNLDLLPGRLTMHLYEDKISSRWSDVYQGDPLAIRTVTKPREIVEAYARQHGYEYVIMDTSPSLGALNKVIISTTDGFVIPCMPDMFSLYGIRNIGNALAGWKKQFETIFHLLSAEKRKSFPEHFVRLLGFTVYNAKKYTGVTPWDLAIAHYNYATKVPDAIKKFISPDVRSHLSDELLSHPIGDTAIMHTHNTLPSMAQRYHLPMWQVPSSSNLQSTDISTIAGNRTIYEATQDKYCAFAQDLLTRVTSLI, via the coding sequence ATGAAAACAATTTCCATATTTAACAATAAGGGCGGAGTTGGCAAGACCACTCTTACGTTTCATTTGGCTCATATATTAGCTGAAATGGGTCACAGAACATTGATTATTGATTTTGACCCTCAGTGCAACTTAACCATTATTGGAATGGATGAAGAGACTCTACACAAAATATGGCAAGAAGAAGACGATTTTATCGAAGATTATCAGGCTGCTCGCGATAAATTGCCTGCAAAAGACTTTGACAATTTAATAACAAGCACACGTTCTATCCATTTCCTTTTAAAACCAGCAGAGGACGGTGCTGCGGAAACTGGAAAATTGTCCCCTCCATTTCCGTTGGCTTCAAATTTAGACCTACTTCCTGGTAGGCTAACTATGCATCTCTACGAAGACAAAATATCAAGTCGTTGGAGTGACGTTTATCAAGGAGACCCATTAGCAATAAGAACAGTTACTAAACCAAGGGAAATTGTGGAAGCTTATGCCCGTCAACATGGCTATGAATACGTCATTATGGACACGTCACCGAGCTTAGGTGCCCTGAACAAGGTTATTATTTCAACAACTGATGGATTCGTTATTCCATGTATGCCAGATATGTTTTCGCTTTACGGAATTCGAAATATAGGTAATGCATTAGCTGGATGGAAAAAACAATTTGAGACAATATTTCACTTGCTGTCTGCTGAAAAACGCAAGAGTTTCCCAGAACATTTTGTTCGTTTGTTGGGGTTTACAGTATACAACGCAAAGAAATATACGGGAGTTACTCCATGGGATTTAGCAATTGCTCATTACAATTATGCTACTAAGGTTCCTGACGCTATTAAAAAATTTATTAGTCCTGACGTAAGAAGTCATTTAAGCGATGAATTACTTTCACACCCCATAGGGGATACCGCCATTATGCATACTCATAATACACTACCATCTATGGCTCAAAGATATCATTTGCCAATGTGGCAAGTCCCATCAAGTTCGAACCTTCAATCAACTGATATAAGTACAATCGCTGGTAACCGAACAATTTATGAAGCAACTCAAGACAAATACTGTGCATTTGCTCAAGACTTACTAACTCGCGTTACTTCATTGATATAG
- the pglX gene encoding BREX-1 system adenine-specific DNA-methyltransferase PglX, translating to MNKAKLKSYAPAARRDFIQAVTDRAHFFGLSESNIIPVEESGDVAIIGGRPFPLKVAAQRKKLEERVKREGFNQVMETVAYTWFNRFLALRFMELHGYLEHGFRVLSNSGNSTVPEILDYASELDLTGLDKQKVVELKLDGSKDAELYRLLLVAQCNALHTTMPFLFEKIEDETELLLPDNLLHSDSLIRKLVTEIEEEDWQEVEIIGWLYQFYISEKKDQVIGKVVKSEDIPAATQLFTPNWIVKYMAQNSLGRKWLATYPNSPLKAKMEYYIEPAEQTDDVKAQLAAITPDSLDPETLTLLDPACGSGHILVEAYDVFKEIYLERGYSNRDFPRLILEKNLYGLDIDDRAAQMAGFALLMKARKDDRRILRSDNPVKLNVMAIQESGDIAIDNSVFGEHANALRDVVDLFKNGKAFGSLIQIPEALAAKLQTLEEALMQTMTTGDLYAVHAANMLLPLVEQAKISAGRYDCVVANPPYMGSKFFCPVLKNFIEVQYKPAKGDLYTCFMMRNTLFTHKGGLIGMITIPNWMFLSTFKDLRKWLLDETTIETFIHNGRGVFGSDFGSCAFTFSHTTMPNYYGSYKRLFEKQGSVASNEELNERFASSQIKTSSTANFRIIPGSPIAYWLSNSMLSTFLNKKVLGEIAVGKHGMSTGNNNRFVRLWHEVSNKQIGFSFADKVSASDSNVRWFPYNKGGAYRKWYGNQEYVVNYWHDGYDMVTGAKDGSNSGFRHDGRDSYFKPCVSWSFISASYFGVRFYPKGFIFDVAGSAVFPSEKDLFSVTGFLCSKVAPNLMAALNPTINFQVGNVISLPYISVDADKIVSNIISIANTDWDFFETSWDFQSLPLLTNHLKSATLETSWKNWQTHSSSQIILMQELEKENNRLFIGAFGLQDELSPEVPEDQITLSRADREADMKRLISYAIGCMMGRYSLDNHGLIYANSGNIGFDPIKYPIFPADDDGIVPVIDIDWFPDDAACRFEEFLKVTWAPETLEENLKFVADSLSPKGSETPRETIRRYISTQFFKDHLQTYKKRPIYWLFSSGKQRAFECLVYLHRYNEATLSRMRNEYVTVLQGKFSAQFDYLTNEVNAATSTAERNRLQKQLDTLRKKQVELAAFDDLLRHYADQRISLDLDDGVKVNYGKFGALLAEVKVVTGSE from the coding sequence ATGAACAAGGCAAAACTCAAATCCTACGCCCCGGCAGCACGTCGGGATTTCATACAGGCAGTCACCGATCGTGCCCACTTCTTCGGTCTTTCTGAATCAAATATTATCCCAGTCGAAGAAAGCGGAGATGTCGCCATTATCGGTGGTCGTCCATTCCCGCTCAAAGTTGCAGCCCAGCGAAAAAAACTGGAAGAGCGGGTCAAGCGGGAAGGTTTCAATCAGGTCATGGAGACGGTTGCCTATACTTGGTTCAACCGCTTTCTCGCTCTACGTTTCATGGAGCTGCACGGCTATCTGGAGCATGGTTTCCGTGTCCTCAGCAACTCTGGCAACAGTACCGTTCCGGAGATCCTTGACTATGCTTCCGAGCTGGACCTAACGGGGCTGGACAAGCAAAAGGTGGTAGAACTGAAGCTGGACGGTAGCAAGGATGCCGAGCTGTACCGTCTGTTGCTGGTGGCCCAGTGCAATGCTCTGCATACCACTATGCCGTTTCTGTTTGAAAAGATCGAGGACGAAACCGAACTACTGCTCCCCGATAACCTACTGCACTCCGATTCGCTCATCCGCAAGCTGGTGACAGAGATCGAGGAGGAAGACTGGCAGGAGGTCGAAATTATCGGTTGGCTCTACCAGTTCTATATCTCCGAGAAAAAAGACCAGGTTATCGGGAAGGTGGTCAAGAGCGAGGATATTCCGGCCGCCACGCAGCTTTTCACTCCCAACTGGATTGTGAAATACATGGCGCAGAACAGCCTAGGGCGAAAATGGTTGGCCACGTACCCCAATTCTCCTCTCAAGGCAAAGATGGAATATTACATCGAGCCTGCCGAGCAGACCGATGACGTGAAGGCTCAGCTTGCCGCCATCACCCCGGATTCACTCGACCCGGAAACATTGACCCTGCTTGACCCTGCCTGCGGTTCCGGTCACATCCTTGTTGAAGCATATGATGTCTTCAAGGAAATCTACCTGGAGCGTGGTTACAGTAACCGGGACTTTCCACGCCTGATTCTGGAAAAGAATCTTTATGGGTTAGACATTGATGACCGTGCGGCACAGATGGCAGGGTTTGCTCTGCTGATGAAGGCTCGTAAGGATGATCGGCGGATATTGCGGAGTGACAATCCGGTCAAACTGAATGTGATGGCGATTCAGGAGAGTGGAGACATTGCCATTGATAATTCCGTTTTTGGCGAGCATGCAAACGCTCTACGTGATGTTGTTGACCTGTTCAAGAACGGAAAGGCATTTGGTTCATTAATTCAAATACCAGAAGCTCTGGCAGCAAAACTTCAGACCCTTGAAGAGGCTCTGATGCAAACAATGACCACCGGCGATTTGTATGCGGTGCATGCAGCAAATATGTTGTTACCATTGGTGGAACAAGCAAAAATATCTGCTGGGAGATACGATTGCGTGGTGGCGAATCCACCTTATATGGGGAGTAAATTCTTTTGTCCTGTTTTAAAGAATTTTATTGAAGTTCAATATAAACCTGCTAAGGGTGACCTATATACATGCTTTATGATGCGTAACACTTTATTTACACATAAAGGTGGATTAATTGGAATGATAACTATTCCAAATTGGATGTTCCTATCAACTTTTAAAGATCTTCGGAAATGGTTACTTGACGAAACAACAATTGAAACATTTATTCATAATGGAAGGGGTGTTTTTGGCTCTGACTTTGGAAGCTGTGCATTTACATTTTCACATACTACAATGCCAAATTATTATGGCAGCTATAAACGACTTTTTGAAAAGCAGGGCAGTGTCGCTTCCAATGAGGAATTAAATGAGCGTTTTGCGTCTTCACAAATTAAGACTTCCTCAACTGCTAATTTTAGAATAATTCCTGGAAGCCCAATTGCGTATTGGTTAAGCAATAGTATGCTTTCTACGTTTTTGAATAAGAAGGTTCTAGGTGAAATTGCGGTAGGTAAACATGGAATGTCAACCGGTAATAACAATAGATTTGTAAGACTCTGGCATGAAGTGAGTAATAAACAAATTGGTTTTTCATTTGCTGATAAAGTTTCCGCATCAGATTCAAATGTACGATGGTTCCCTTACAACAAAGGTGGTGCCTATAGAAAATGGTATGGAAATCAAGAGTACGTTGTAAACTATTGGCATGATGGGTACGATATGGTAACTGGGGCTAAAGATGGCTCCAATTCCGGTTTTCGTCACGATGGTAGAGACAGTTATTTTAAACCATGCGTAAGTTGGTCATTTATAAGTGCATCATATTTTGGTGTTCGATTTTATCCGAAGGGCTTCATCTTTGATGTTGCAGGTTCTGCAGTATTTCCTTCAGAGAAGGACCTGTTTTCTGTAACTGGTTTTTTGTGTTCAAAAGTAGCTCCAAACCTCATGGCTGCACTAAATCCAACCATAAATTTCCAAGTTGGAAATGTTATATCGCTACCCTACATAAGTGTCGATGCAGATAAAATAGTGAGTAATATTATCTCTATTGCCAATACTGATTGGGATTTTTTCGAAACATCATGGGATTTCCAATCATTGCCACTACTCACTAATCATCTCAAATCAGCCACACTCGAAACGTCTTGGAAAAACTGGCAAACCCACTCATCTTCCCAAATAATTCTAATGCAGGAACTTGAAAAAGAGAATAACCGCTTATTCATTGGAGCCTTCGGCTTGCAAGATGAACTTTCCCCAGAAGTTCCCGAAGACCAGATAACTCTTTCCCGTGCTGACCGCGAAGCAGACATGAAACGTCTCATTTCCTACGCAATCGGCTGCATGATGGGGCGCTATAGCCTTGATAATCACGGCCTTATTTACGCCAACAGTGGCAATATCGGCTTTGACCCAATTAAATACCCAATATTCCCTGCAGACGATGACGGAATTGTTCCAGTCATAGATATAGACTGGTTCCCGGATGATGCAGCCTGCCGCTTTGAAGAGTTTCTGAAAGTCACCTGGGCACCGGAAACACTGGAAGAAAATCTGAAATTCGTTGCCGATAGCCTGTCTCCCAAAGGCAGTGAAACACCACGGGAAACCATCCGCCGCTACATCAGTACCCAGTTTTTCAAGGACCACCTGCAAACCTACAAGAAACGCCCAATCTACTGGCTCTTTTCCAGCGGCAAGCAACGGGCATTCGAGTGCCTAGTCTACCTGCATCGCTACAACGAAGCTACGCTTTCCCGTATGCGTAACGAGTACGTCACTGTCCTGCAAGGCAAGTTCTCCGCCCAATTTGACTACCTGACAAATGAGGTAAATGCCGCAACATCCACTGCCGAGCGCAACCGCCTGCAAAAGCAACTCGATACACTACGAAAGAAGCAGGTTGAACTTGCTGCTTTCGATGATTTGTTGCGTCACTATGCCGACCAGCGTATCAGCCTTGACCTGGATGATGGGGTGAAGGTGAATTATGGAAAGTTTGGAGCGTTGTTAGCTGAGGTGAAGGTGGTTACTGGTAGTGAGTAA